The Candidatus Desulfofervidus auxilii genome has a segment encoding these proteins:
- a CDS encoding TIGR03960 family B12-binding radical SAM protein — MALAYPNTYYIGMSNLGFQTVYALLNQNQSVVCERVFLPDDEEENLLKKYHSPLLSYESQKPIKEFDLLLFSISFENDYLNVLKIISLSGLPLLSQERKIPLVAAGGIAIWLNPEPLADFIDFFLIGEAEIIIEEFIKSYLKYIGEEKNKFLYKLAQSVAGIYVPSGYEVAYKADGTIKKFLPKKEFPFPIIKKRMSKLNGNPAHTQILTQETEFSKMFLIEIERGCFYGCRFCAAGYLYRPPRMWSLGKICQIIQKGLKLTSKIGLIGAAINDYPHLEALLKFILEKEAHFSVSSLRLDKLKPYLLEALRKSHHKTITLAPEAGTQRLRNVINKNFTEENILEAAISIAKYGFINLKLYFIIGLPTEKQEDLEGIFTLIKKIKKTMLDIKNGRFYPHIHLSIASFVPKPFTPFQWHPMETIQNLKQKIRWLKNVFKHEKGVSIAFDFPKWAYTQALLSRGDRRVGNILFLALKKGWATAFKQSPLNPDFFVYRDRDKNEFFPWEIINHGLKKDFLYEEYKKALSNKSSPPCPGKNCHICGICIKH, encoded by the coding sequence ATTGCCCTTGCCTATCCTAATACTTATTATATTGGAATGTCAAATCTTGGCTTTCAGACTGTATATGCCCTTTTGAATCAAAACCAAAGTGTGGTTTGTGAGCGTGTTTTTCTCCCTGATGATGAAGAAGAAAACCTTTTGAAAAAATATCATTCTCCTTTATTAAGTTATGAATCACAAAAACCTATAAAAGAATTTGACCTATTGCTTTTTTCTATCTCTTTTGAAAATGATTATTTAAATGTTTTAAAAATAATCTCATTATCTGGATTACCTTTATTAAGTCAAGAACGAAAAATACCTTTAGTTGCTGCTGGAGGTATTGCTATTTGGCTCAATCCAGAACCTTTAGCTGATTTTATTGATTTTTTTCTTATAGGAGAAGCTGAGATTATTATTGAAGAATTTATAAAAAGTTATTTGAAATATATAGGAGAAGAAAAAAATAAATTTCTTTATAAACTTGCTCAATCTGTAGCTGGTATTTATGTTCCATCTGGATATGAAGTAGCTTATAAAGCAGATGGTACTATTAAAAAATTTTTACCTAAAAAAGAATTTCCATTTCCAATAATTAAAAAAAGAATGTCTAAATTGAATGGCAATCCTGCTCATACCCAAATTCTTACTCAAGAAACTGAATTTTCTAAAATGTTTTTAATAGAAATTGAAAGAGGGTGTTTTTATGGATGTCGATTTTGTGCAGCTGGATATTTATACCGACCTCCTCGTATGTGGTCTTTAGGAAAAATCTGCCAGATTATTCAAAAAGGATTAAAACTTACTTCTAAAATTGGACTTATTGGTGCAGCTATTAATGATTATCCACATTTAGAAGCCTTATTAAAATTTATTTTAGAAAAAGAAGCTCATTTTTCTGTATCTTCCCTAAGATTAGACAAACTTAAACCTTATCTACTTGAGGCTTTAAGAAAATCTCATCATAAAACTATTACACTTGCTCCTGAAGCAGGTACACAAAGATTACGTAATGTTATCAATAAAAATTTTACTGAAGAAAATATTTTAGAAGCAGCTATATCTATTGCTAAATATGGATTTATTAATTTAAAACTTTATTTCATCATTGGATTACCTACAGAAAAGCAAGAAGATTTAGAAGGAATTTTTACTCTTATAAAAAAAATCAAAAAAACAATGCTTGATATAAAAAATGGTCGATTTTATCCACATATTCATTTAAGTATAGCCTCTTTTGTACCAAAACCATTCACCCCATTTCAATGGCATCCTATGGAAACAATACAAAATTTAAAACAAAAGATACGCTGGCTCAAAAATGTCTTTAAACATGAAAAAGGAGTAAGTATTGCTTTTGACTTTCCTAAGTGGGCTTATACTCAAGCACTTTTAAGCCGAGGAGACCGTCGTGTTGGCAACATTTTATTCTTAGCCCTCAAAAAGGGCTGGGCTACTGCATTTAAACAAAGCCCTTTAAATCCAGATTTCTTTGTTTATCGAGATAGAGATAAAAATGAATTTTTCCCATGGGAAATTATTAATCATGGTTTAAAAAAAGATTTTCTCTATGAAGAATATAAAAAGGCACTTAGCAATAAATCATCTCCTCCCTGCCCAGGTAAAAATTGCCATATCTGTGGGATATGTATTAAACATTAA
- the murB gene encoding UDP-N-acetylmuramate dehydrogenase yields MKNLEKFGKVKYNYPLSHLTTFKIGGVAKAVVWINKEVFLPEIISYLRKISCPYYILGKGSNVLALDEGFCGVIIKPVFKEIYYQKGENRVVLTVSSGLKISELLNFCLKNNLSGLEFLAGIPGSIGGAIFGNAGAFGYCIGERVKRIKIFSPKTGIFWKEWSKKHFGYRKTDLSSEIVILKAELLLEFSSKDKIKKSINNYFRKKLNTQPLFSPSAGCVFKNPDKASAGYLIEQAGLKGKKIGDAKISEKHANFIINTGKAKAKDVLELIKLIQTEVKKQTGIKLEPEIRIIQ; encoded by the coding sequence ATGAAAAATTTAGAAAAATTTGGAAAAGTAAAATATAATTATCCGCTTTCTCATCTTACTACCTTTAAAATTGGTGGAGTAGCAAAAGCAGTTGTTTGGATTAATAAAGAAGTATTTTTACCAGAAATAATTTCTTATTTAAGAAAGATATCTTGTCCTTATTATATTTTAGGAAAAGGAAGCAATGTTTTAGCTTTAGATGAAGGCTTTTGTGGTGTAATTATTAAACCTGTATTTAAAGAAATATATTATCAAAAAGGAGAGAATAGGGTCGTCCTTACTGTTTCTTCTGGTCTTAAGATTTCAGAATTACTCAATTTCTGCCTTAAAAATAATCTTTCAGGACTTGAATTTTTAGCAGGAATACCTGGCAGTATAGGTGGAGCTATTTTTGGTAATGCAGGGGCATTTGGTTATTGTATTGGTGAAAGGGTAAAGAGGATAAAGATATTCTCTCCTAAAACAGGTATCTTTTGGAAAGAATGGAGTAAAAAACACTTTGGTTATCGTAAAACAGATCTTTCATCAGAAATAGTTATTCTTAAGGCAGAATTATTATTGGAATTTTCTTCTAAAGATAAAATAAAAAAATCTATTAACAATTATTTTAGAAAAAAACTCAATACTCAACCACTTTTTTCTCCTTCAGCAGGTTGTGTTTTTAAAAATCCAGATAAAGCAAGTGCTGGCTATCTTATTGAACAAGCTGGACTTAAGGGCAAAAAGATAGGTGATGCAAAGATTTCAGAAAAACATGCAAATTTTATTATAAATACTGGCAAGGCAAAGGCAAAAGATGTCTTAGAACTCATAAAATTAATACAAACAGAGGTAAAAAAACAAACTGGTATTAAACTTGAACCTGAAATTAGGATAATTCAATGA
- a CDS encoding PAS domain S-box protein gives MEKLFEKILNAVQDVMIFYFENKNLIIKWANKSVTDFFNKTLEQIIGTPCYRLWHERDKPCDGCPVIKVFETGKSKETERTTQDGKIWEIRAIPLKEENKINVIGLARDITVCKRDQMTLQESEKKFRMLANNRLVGVYLIQDWVFKFANETLARMFGYTVDELIGKPYLELVYPDDRGLSATLMQKRIKGELEEARYQFRGLRKDGSWFYCEVLGHRIEYQGKPAVQGVLLDITEQKRLEEQLLHAQKMEAIGRLAGGIAHDFNNLLTIIMGNLQIAQLSLPPDSSIQNHLESINKAVERAVSLTQKLLTFSRKQLIEPKAIDLNEIVKGMGKMLKRLIGEDIELITDLEKDIPLIKADPIQIEQVIINLAVNARDAMPGGGKLIIKIAKATFREKFQRKYPEIEPGDYVMLSISDTGIGMDKETLSHIFEPFFTTKEAGKGTGLGLSTVYGIVKQTGGYLYVYSQPGKGTTFEIYFPILQKMPVLEKESAIEFHLPSIKATILVVEDEEEIRNLLREMLEHLGYEVIIAETGIKALRLFDKYKDKINLIITDVVMPQISGKELVEKIKKEYPEIKVLYMSGYPENVIAHYGVLEEDINFISKPFTLMELTKKLKKIFNV, from the coding sequence ATGGAAAAATTATTTGAAAAAATCTTAAATGCTGTTCAAGATGTTATGATATTTTATTTTGAAAATAAAAATTTAATTATCAAATGGGCAAACAAATCTGTTACTGATTTTTTTAATAAAACATTAGAACAAATAATAGGCACACCTTGCTACAGATTATGGCATGAAAGAGACAAACCCTGTGATGGTTGTCCAGTAATAAAGGTTTTTGAAACAGGTAAGAGTAAAGAAACAGAAAGAACAACACAAGATGGGAAGATATGGGAAATAAGGGCTATTCCATTAAAAGAGGAAAATAAGATTAATGTAATAGGATTAGCGCGAGATATTACTGTTTGTAAACGAGATCAGATGACACTGCAAGAAAGTGAAAAGAAGTTTCGAATGTTAGCTAATAATCGTTTAGTAGGAGTATATTTAATTCAAGATTGGGTTTTTAAATTTGCTAATGAGACTTTAGCCCGTATGTTTGGATATACTGTTGATGAGTTGATTGGCAAACCATATCTTGAACTTGTCTATCCTGATGATCGCGGGCTTTCAGCTACCCTTATGCAAAAAAGGATTAAAGGTGAATTAGAAGAGGCACGTTATCAATTTCGTGGTTTACGTAAGGATGGTAGTTGGTTCTATTGTGAAGTTTTAGGGCATCGAATTGAATATCAAGGTAAACCAGCAGTTCAAGGAGTTTTACTAGACATTACTGAGCAGAAAAGATTAGAAGAACAATTGCTTCATGCTCAAAAAATGGAAGCTATAGGACGATTAGCTGGTGGTATTGCTCATGATTTTAATAATTTGCTTACAATTATAATGGGTAATCTTCAAATAGCTCAATTATCTTTACCACCTGATAGCTCTATTCAAAATCATTTAGAAAGCATTAATAAAGCTGTAGAACGTGCTGTTTCTCTTACACAAAAACTTCTTACTTTTAGTCGTAAACAATTAATTGAACCAAAGGCTATTGATTTGAATGAAATAGTAAAAGGAATGGGAAAAATGCTTAAAAGATTAATAGGTGAAGATATTGAGCTTATAACTGACCTTGAAAAAGATATTCCTTTAATTAAAGCTGATCCTATACAAATAGAACAAGTCATCATTAATTTAGCTGTTAATGCCCGTGATGCGATGCCTGGGGGTGGGAAACTTATAATTAAGATTGCCAAAGCAACATTTAGAGAAAAATTTCAAAGAAAATATCCTGAAATTGAGCCAGGTGATTATGTGATGCTTAGCATAAGTGATACAGGAATAGGAATGGATAAAGAAACCCTTTCTCACATTTTTGAGCCATTTTTTACTACAAAAGAGGCAGGTAAAGGTACGGGTCTTGGATTATCTACTGTTTATGGCATTGTTAAACAAACAGGAGGCTATCTCTATGTTTATAGTCAACCTGGAAAAGGTACTACTTTTGAAATTTATTTTCCTATTTTACAAAAAATGCCTGTTTTAGAGAAAGAATCTGCTATAGAGTTTCATTTACCATCCATTAAAGCTACAATCTTAGTAGTAGAAGATGAGGAAGAAATAAGAAATCTTTTAAGAGAGATGCTTGAGCATCTTGGGTATGAAGTGATTATAGCTGAGACAGGAATAAAAGCTTTAAGATTATTTGATAAATACAAAGATAAAATAAATCTTATTATTACTGATGTTGTTATGCCACAAATAAGCGGAAAAGAATTGGTAGAAAAGATTAAAAAAGAATACCCTGAAATTAAAGTGCTTTATATGTCAGGTTATCCTGAAAATGTTATTGCTCATTATGGTGTGTTAGAAGAGGATATAAATTTTATTAGTAAACCATTTACATTAATGGAATTAACTAAAAAATTAAAAAAAATTTTTAATGTTTAA
- the ftsA gene encoding cell division protein FtsA: MARKGDLIVGLDIGTTKVCAVVAEPTQEGTLDIIGVGCHPSHGLRKGMVVNIEETINSIKKAVEEAEMMAGCEIRSVYTGIAGSHIQGFNNQGVIALKHREITAKDIERVIETAKMVSLPPERQIIHVLPQEFIVDDQGGIKDPRGMAGTRLEVKVHIVTASVTAVQNLVRCIQKAGLDVIELVLQPLAASESVLTEEEKILGVALVDLGGGTTDITIFGNDSLKYSTILAVGGTNITNDIAFGLRTPPSEAEKIKLKYGIATTSLLENDEEIEIPSLGDKKPRHVSRSVLAQIIEPRVEEILCLVEQELIRSQTKDILGSGVVLTGGSSLLPGLVELAEQIFNLPARIGYPREVGGLFDVIRNPIYATAVGLAKYGFKAQVGEGYRGWKKQTIWQRFFKNLKRWFKDAFF, translated from the coding sequence ATGGCACGTAAAGGAGACCTCATTGTGGGCTTAGATATTGGTACCACAAAAGTATGTGCTGTAGTGGCTGAGCCTACTCAAGAGGGCACCTTGGATATTATTGGAGTAGGTTGCCATCCTTCACATGGTTTACGTAAAGGAATGGTAGTTAATATAGAAGAAACTATCAATTCTATTAAAAAAGCAGTAGAAGAAGCAGAAATGATGGCTGGTTGTGAAATTAGGAGTGTTTATACTGGTATTGCTGGTAGTCATATTCAAGGATTTAATAATCAAGGTGTAATTGCTTTAAAACATAGAGAAATTACTGCAAAGGATATTGAAAGGGTAATTGAAACTGCCAAAATGGTATCTTTACCTCCTGAAAGACAGATTATTCATGTTTTACCTCAAGAGTTTATTGTAGATGACCAGGGAGGTATAAAAGATCCACGAGGAATGGCAGGAACACGCCTTGAAGTAAAAGTTCATATTGTTACAGCCTCAGTGACAGCTGTGCAAAATCTTGTCCGTTGTATTCAAAAAGCAGGACTTGATGTCATTGAACTTGTGCTTCAACCATTAGCAGCCAGTGAAAGTGTTCTTACAGAAGAAGAAAAAATATTGGGAGTGGCATTAGTAGACCTTGGAGGAGGGACAACAGATATTACTATTTTTGGAAATGACAGTCTTAAATATTCAACAATTCTTGCTGTTGGAGGAACAAATATTACAAATGATATTGCATTTGGATTACGTACTCCTCCTTCTGAAGCAGAAAAAATAAAGCTTAAATATGGTATTGCTACTACTTCTCTACTAGAAAATGATGAAGAAATTGAAATTCCTTCATTAGGTGATAAAAAACCACGTCATGTATCACGTTCAGTGCTTGCCCAAATTATAGAACCTAGAGTAGAGGAAATCCTTTGTTTAGTAGAGCAAGAATTAATTCGTTCACAAACAAAGGATATTCTTGGTTCAGGAGTAGTACTTACTGGCGGTTCTTCTTTGCTGCCGGGTTTAGTAGAGCTTGCAGAACAAATTTTTAACCTTCCTGCAAGGATTGGTTATCCTCGAGAAGTAGGAGGTCTTTTTGATGTCATTCGTAATCCCATTTATGCTACAGCAGTTGGTTTGGCTAAATATGGCTTTAAAGCACAAGTAGGAGAAGGATATCGTGGATGGAAAAAACAAACGATATGGCAACGCTTTTTCAAGAATCTAAAAAGATGGTTTAAAGATGCGTTCTTTTAA
- a CDS encoding FtsQ-type POTRA domain-containing protein, with amino-acid sequence MKRNRYRKQKNKYPFLIAILSILGLFILSFLFGMTYTSLCQLHYFKIKDIEIIGTHLISTSEILKNIKYQNKSILAISPAKIAFSLKKFPLIKDISIKRIWPNKLKIIIQERKPIALAYINQYFWLVEKNGECILIKDYLNFDLPIITGLKTEKDHYLKSALMTLSLWQKNYKYLELSEIHIDRDLGIILFTIDGNQILLGNDNFEKKLAILKKVIAKLQKERIKRLDLRDTQRIYAKLE; translated from the coding sequence ATGAAAAGAAACCGTTATAGAAAACAAAAGAATAAATATCCATTTTTAATAGCAATTTTATCTATTCTAGGACTATTTATTTTAAGTTTTCTCTTTGGCATGACTTATACATCCCTTTGTCAATTACATTATTTTAAGATAAAAGATATAGAAATTATTGGAACACATCTTATATCTACTTCTGAAATACTTAAAAATATCAAATATCAAAATAAGAGTATTTTAGCAATTTCACCAGCAAAAATTGCCTTTTCTTTAAAGAAATTTCCTTTAATAAAAGATATTTCAATTAAAAGAATATGGCCCAATAAATTAAAGATCATTATTCAAGAGCGAAAACCCATTGCCTTAGCTTATATCAATCAATACTTCTGGCTAGTAGAGAAAAATGGTGAATGTATTTTGATAAAGGATTATCTCAATTTTGATTTACCTATTATTACTGGTCTTAAAACAGAAAAAGACCATTACTTAAAATCAGCACTTATGACATTATCTCTATGGCAAAAGAATTATAAATACTTAGAGCTTTCTGAAATCCATATAGATAGAGATTTAGGCATAATTCTATTTACTATTGATGGAAATCAAATATTGCTTGGAAATGATAATTTTGAGAAAAAACTAGCTATTTTAAAAAAGGTCATAGCAAAACTTCAAAAAGAAAGGATAAAACGTTTAGATCTAAGGGACACTCAGCGGATTTATGCCAAATTAGAATAG
- a CDS encoding ATP-dependent helicase, translating to MDIKKLLKDNLNPAQYEAVTTIDGPILVVAGAGTGKTRVIEYRVLYLVSKGIPPQSILLLTFTRRAAREMLSRAARHNKLCEYIYGGTFHSFGFSIISEFATALGYKRPISFLDETDSEEIIYRLAIKLGYTEKKKRFPTKTTLKSVISASFNRGESIENVLLKDYPHFLHLAKNIEHLKEEYVKYKINHNLLDYDDLLIYLRLLLLKEPIRKRLSERFRYIMVDEFQDTNKIQAEIVYLLGKEHKNVMAVGDDAQSIYGFRGARYENMFEFLDIFPKAKIIKLEENYRSTQPILNLANAVIERAKKKYTKVLVAKREEKEKPKLFIFKDPQSEAEWVAEKIIELRNEGIPLHHIGVLFRSLYLGRPLEIALSKRLIPYKVYGGIRFIETAHIKDLISHIKIIANPLDELAWQRVLMLIEGIGPKTADKIINEIIKNGNFKEVLFSFSKNPRYGIGIKKLFEALKEASIEKLSVAEIVSILSDYYMPILERKYDDYQRRASDIESLKQIAMGYKSIETFLVELIAIEPAEKSIDDITTLYEDEQPVILSTIHSAKGLEWDIVFIIGLADGHFPVSHNVMSEEELEEERRLFYVAITRAKTKLYLSVPHRGYRGGITIFNRLCRFLDDGEILKLLDVSEKDYLFEDYELAYDKEELLRKILEEL from the coding sequence GTGGATATAAAAAAGTTACTCAAAGATAATTTAAATCCTGCACAATATGAGGCAGTTACAACTATTGATGGTCCGATTCTTGTTGTTGCAGGGGCAGGTACAGGGAAAACAAGGGTTATAGAATATCGGGTTTTATATCTTGTTTCAAAAGGGATTCCCCCTCAATCAATTCTTTTACTTACTTTTACTCGTCGTGCAGCTAGAGAAATGCTTTCAAGGGCAGCTAGACATAATAAATTATGTGAATATATTTATGGAGGTACATTTCATTCTTTTGGTTTCTCAATAATAAGTGAATTTGCGACTGCTCTTGGATACAAGAGACCTATATCCTTTTTAGATGAAACAGATAGTGAGGAAATAATATATAGATTAGCAATAAAACTTGGTTATACAGAAAAAAAGAAAAGATTTCCAACAAAAACAACACTTAAATCTGTTATAAGTGCTTCATTTAATCGTGGAGAATCAATTGAGAATGTTTTGTTAAAAGATTATCCTCATTTTTTACATCTTGCTAAAAATATTGAACATTTAAAAGAAGAGTATGTGAAATATAAAATTAATCATAATCTTCTTGATTATGATGATTTGCTCATTTATCTCAGACTTCTCCTTCTCAAAGAGCCTATTAGAAAGAGACTCTCAGAAAGATTTCGTTATATTATGGTAGATGAATTTCAAGATACAAATAAAATTCAGGCAGAAATAGTTTATCTTTTAGGCAAAGAACATAAAAATGTAATGGCAGTTGGCGATGATGCTCAAAGTATCTATGGATTTAGAGGAGCCAGATATGAAAATATGTTTGAATTTCTTGATATTTTCCCTAAAGCAAAAATTATAAAACTTGAAGAAAATTACCGTAGTACTCAACCAATTCTAAATTTAGCTAATGCAGTAATAGAAAGAGCAAAGAAAAAATACACAAAAGTACTTGTAGCAAAAAGAGAAGAGAAAGAAAAACCAAAACTTTTTATCTTTAAAGACCCACAAAGTGAAGCAGAATGGGTAGCTGAAAAGATAATTGAATTGAGAAATGAAGGCATACCGCTCCATCATATTGGCGTGCTCTTTAGAAGCCTCTATCTTGGAAGACCACTTGAAATAGCATTATCAAAAAGACTTATTCCATATAAAGTATATGGTGGTATAAGATTTATTGAAACTGCCCATATAAAAGATTTAATTAGTCATATAAAAATAATTGCCAATCCTTTAGATGAACTTGCTTGGCAAAGGGTTTTAATGTTAATTGAGGGTATAGGACCTAAAACTGCTGATAAAATTATAAATGAAATAATAAAAAATGGAAATTTTAAAGAAGTTTTGTTTTCTTTTAGTAAAAATCCACGTTATGGAATAGGTATAAAAAAATTATTTGAAGCACTTAAAGAAGCCTCTATAGAAAAATTATCAGTTGCAGAAATAGTTTCAATACTTTCTGATTATTATATGCCTATTCTTGAAAGAAAATATGACGATTATCAAAGGAGGGCATCTGATATAGAATCATTAAAACAGATTGCTATGGGTTATAAATCTATTGAGACCTTTTTAGTAGAGCTTATAGCCATTGAACCAGCAGAGAAAAGTATTGATGATATAACAACACTTTATGAAGATGAGCAACCTGTAATACTTTCTACAATCCATTCAGCTAAAGGGCTTGAATGGGATATTGTTTTTATTATTGGACTTGCAGATGGCCATTTCCCTGTTTCACATAATGTTATGTCTGAGGAAGAGCTTGAAGAGGAAAGAAGACTTTTTTATGTAGCTATTACAAGGGCAAAAACAAAACTTTATTTAAGTGTACCGCATCGGGGATATCGGGGTGGTATTACTATATTTAATCGTCTTTGCCGATTTCTTGATGATGGAGAAATACTAAAACTGCTTGATGTTTCAGAAAAAGATTATCTTTTTGAAGATTATGAGCTTGCTTATGATAAAGAAGAACTTTTAAGAAAAATTCTAGAAGAATTATGA
- a CDS encoding stage II sporulation protein M, whose protein sequence is MNYFNILKFIELELFGLSCLLFCIGLILSYYIYKKQIKIFLFYPLWIWRLIKKYLKPENHFLKIFFMIFCLNSISLLGNLFSGFFIILPYIFAILLGINLGVILQKETGILNFLTIFLNPVSFFELPAAWISLSLGMKIALSLYPKFIFSHAIEIFIKSFNVYFFVIIPLLIISGIIETILIKMLTTLQA, encoded by the coding sequence ATGAATTATTTTAATATTTTAAAATTTATTGAATTAGAATTATTTGGATTATCATGTCTTTTATTTTGTATTGGTCTTATTTTATCTTATTATATTTACAAAAAACAAATAAAAATCTTTCTTTTTTACCCATTATGGATATGGAGATTGATTAAAAAATATCTTAAACCTGAAAACCATTTTTTAAAAATCTTTTTTATGATATTTTGTTTAAATTCAATTTCCCTTTTAGGAAATTTGTTTTCTGGATTTTTTATAATATTACCTTATATTTTTGCTATTCTTCTTGGGATAAATTTGGGTGTAATTCTTCAAAAAGAAACAGGAATTTTAAATTTTTTAACAATTTTTTTAAATCCTGTCTCTTTTTTTGAACTTCCTGCTGCTTGGATTAGTCTTTCTCTTGGAATGAAAATTGCCTTATCTTTATATCCAAAATTTATTTTTTCTCATGCTATTGAAATTTTTATTAAATCTTTCAATGTATACTTTTTTGTTATAATTCCTCTTTTAATAATTTCAGGTATTATTGAGACTATTTTAATTAAGATGTTAACAACCCTTCAAGCTTAA
- the ftsZ gene encoding cell division protein FtsZ: protein MRVDFVEEGLTAKIRVIGIGGAGGNAINNMIESGLKNVSFIAANTDLQALDRCIAPTKIQLGPNVTKGLGAGANPDIGRQAALESIDLVQEALAGSDMVFITAGMGGGTGTGAAPVIAQVSKELGALTVAVVTKPFKFEGKKRMEIAERGIAQLKEVVDTIITIPNNRLLELGPKAITLIQTFKKADEVLYYAVKGIADLITVQGLVNVDFADVRTIMEEKGLALMGTGIASGENRAIEAAQRAINSPLLEDISIKGAKGVLMNITASSEMTLEEVESASSLIYKEADENANIIWGTVIDDDIGDQMMITVIATGIRPEMAQPKRSEEHQPEAKAKKEKKKEIRQPKFYRLPLDGEDLDIPTFIRRNMD, encoded by the coding sequence ATGCGTGTAGACTTTGTAGAAGAAGGACTTACAGCAAAGATTCGTGTGATAGGGATAGGCGGGGCCGGAGGAAATGCTATTAATAATATGATAGAATCCGGCCTTAAAAATGTAAGTTTTATAGCAGCAAATACAGATTTACAGGCTTTAGATAGATGTATAGCTCCAACAAAGATTCAACTTGGCCCAAATGTTACTAAAGGATTAGGAGCAGGAGCTAACCCTGATATAGGAAGACAGGCTGCTTTAGAAAGTATAGACCTCGTTCAAGAAGCATTAGCTGGTAGTGACATGGTCTTTATTACTGCAGGTATGGGAGGTGGTACTGGAACTGGGGCTGCTCCAGTTATTGCTCAAGTAAGTAAGGAGCTTGGTGCTTTAACAGTGGCTGTAGTAACTAAACCTTTTAAATTTGAAGGCAAAAAACGGATGGAGATAGCAGAAAGAGGAATTGCTCAATTAAAAGAGGTAGTAGATACAATTATTACTATTCCAAATAATCGCCTTCTTGAACTTGGCCCAAAAGCAATTACTTTAATTCAGACATTTAAAAAAGCAGATGAAGTGCTCTATTATGCAGTAAAAGGTATTGCTGATCTTATTACTGTTCAGGGTTTAGTAAATGTAGATTTTGCGGATGTAAGAACTATTATGGAAGAAAAAGGGCTAGCACTTATGGGGACAGGCATTGCAAGTGGAGAAAATCGAGCAATAGAGGCAGCTCAAAGGGCTATCAATAGTCCCTTACTTGAAGATATATCTATTAAAGGAGCAAAAGGTGTTTTAATGAACATTACAGCTTCTAGTGAAATGACATTAGAAGAGGTAGAATCTGCTTCTAGCTTGATCTATAAAGAGGCTGATGAAAATGCAAACATCATTTGGGGAACAGTCATTGATGACGATATAGGAGACCAAATGATGATTACTGTTATTGCTACTGGTATACGACCTGAAATGGCACAACCAAAGCGTTCTGAAGAACATCAACCAGAAGCTAAGGCAAAGAAAGAAAAGAAAAAAGAAATACGTCAACCAAAGTTTTATCGTTTACCATTAGATGGAGAAGACCTTGATATTCCTACTTTTATAAGAAGAAATATGGATTGA